The nucleotide sequence GAGGGCGGCGACCGCCGCGCCGCTCGCGTCGATGAGACCCGCGAAGGCCGGTGCGGTCGGCAGGGCCGCGCCGATGCTCGCGAGCCAGTCGGGCACGGTCGAGATCAACCCCGTCGCGACGGCCACGACGCCGATCAGCGCGGCGATCCAGCGTCCGATGCCGCCGAACACGGCCACGAGGGCCTGGTTCACTGCGGCGAACACCACCCCGGCGAGGACGGCCGTCCCGGCGAACGCCCACCAGTTCGCCGGGTCGTAGTCGGCAACGGTCTGCACGATGAGGGAGACGAGCAGCCCCTGTGCCGCGCCGATCGCCGCGGCCGGCCAGAACCCGCGGAGGGTGAGGGCAGCCGACGACCGACGGGACGTGAGCGTCCGCGCGGTGTGCGCCCGCAGGACGAGGAATGACGCGAGACCGCCGAACCAGAGCACCACCGCGGTGAGCAGCGGGATCGCGGTGGGACCGAAGAGCGAGCCCATCGAGGAGTCGGTCGCCACGGGGTCGGCGATCACCGACGCCAGCGACGTCGACTCCTCGTCGCTGAAGGACGGAAGGGAGTCCGCCGCGGTGCGCAGCCCGCCCGCGAGGTCGCCGGTGCCGGTCGCGAGCGTGTCGAGGCCGGTGGCGAGTTCGGTGCTGCCGTCGGCGAGCTGGGTCGCGCCGTCGGCGAGCTGCGTCGCGCCGGACGACAGCGCCCGGGCGCCCGCCGCGGACTGATCCACGCCCTCGGTCGCGAGCCGGTTGAGTCCGCCGGCGAGTTCGGTCGCCCCCGCGCCCGCCTCGCCCAGCTGGGTGGCCAGCGTGGAGAACGACCCGGGAAGCGCGGCCACGCCCGCGGCGATCTGCTTGTCGTTGAGGATGCCGGAGGCGGTTCCGGCCGACGTGGCCGCTGCCGCCGCCTGCGAGGCGAGGCCGGAGAGCTGCCCGCACTCCGGCGATTCCGGATCGGTGCCGCACGCCGTGGCCGCCATCGCCCCGAGCGTATGTGCGACCGCGGCCGAGTCCGCCGCGGCCGACTTCGCCGAAGCGCCCGCCGACTGGATGCTGCCCGTGAGCTGCTGGATGCCGGCGACCCGGCCCTGCAGCTCGGTCGCCCCGGAGGTGAGTCCGGCCCCCAGAGTGCCGGCGCCGGTCGCAGCCTGCCGGGTCTGCCCTGCGATGGTGTCCAGGCCGGATGCGAGGCTCGACGCCCCGGCGCCCAGCTCTCCGGCGCCCGCGGCGAGCTGCGTCGCGCCGTCCGGAAGGGCCGCGGCGCCGGTGGCCGCGTCGCGGGCGCCCTTCGCCAGCTCCAGTGCTCCGTCCGCCGCATCGCCGATCTGGTCGCCGATGGTGGTGAAGCCGACGAGGATGTTCTCGGTCGTGGCCTCGGACAGCGTGGTGCCGAGCGTCGAGGCCGCCACATCGGCGATCTGCCCCGTGATGAGGTCGTCCGCGACGAGCCCGTCGTCGGGGGTCGTCACCTGGATCGTCGCCTGCTCGGCATCCCCGCCGCCGTCCGCGACCGCCTGCCCTGCCGAGGTGGCCGCGGCCGAGAAGTCCTCGGGGATGGTGATGACGGCCTGGTAGGTGCCGTCGGCGAGCCCGTCGGCGGCGTCCTCCTCGTTGGAGATGACCCAGGTGAGGTTCGAGTCGAGATCGTCCGACCCCTCGACGAGCCCGGAGGCGAGCTGGCGTCCGAGGGGAGCGGTCTGACCGTCGATCTCGACGGGCTCGTCGAGATTCACGATCGCCGCGGTCATGGAGTCGAGGCGCTCGGTCGGGTTGTAGAGCGCCGCCATGAGGATGCCGCCGACGGCCGCCGGAAGCAGCAGCACGCCGAGGATCGTGAGCCAGGTGATCGGCTTGCGGGAGCGGGCACGCTCGAGGGGGAGGGTCATGCGGGCACCTCGGTGGTTTCTGCGGCGCTCGGGCGAGGCGCGCGCGTGTCGAGTACGTCGGCGGACGGCCATCCGGCATCCGCGAGGAGGGAGCGGGCCGCGTCAGGATCGGCGGCCGTGGCGAACACAGCGAGATCACGGCGCGACTTCGCATCGCGCAGCATGGCGGCGACCTGGTCGCGCGTGCCGTGGCGGAGGCGGTCGGCA is from Microbacterium sp. BLY and encodes:
- a CDS encoding YhgE/Pip domain-containing protein gives rise to the protein MTLPLERARSRKPITWLTILGVLLLPAAVGGILMAALYNPTERLDSMTAAIVNLDEPVEIDGQTAPLGRQLASGLVEGSDDLDSNLTWVISNEEDAADGLADGTYQAVITIPEDFSAAATSAGQAVADGGGDAEQATIQVTTPDDGLVADDLITGQIADVAASTLGTTLSEATTENILVGFTTIGDQIGDAADGALELAKGARDAATGAAALPDGATQLAAGAGELGAGASSLASGLDTIAGQTRQAATGAGTLGAGLTSGATELQGRVAGIQQLTGSIQSAGASAKSAAADSAAVAHTLGAMAATACGTDPESPECGQLSGLASQAAAAATSAGTASGILNDKQIAAGVAALPGSFSTLATQLGEAGAGATELAGGLNRLATEGVDQSAAGARALSSGATQLADGATQLADGSTELATGLDTLATGTGDLAGGLRTAADSLPSFSDEESTSLASVIADPVATDSSMGSLFGPTAIPLLTAVVLWFGGLASFLVLRAHTARTLTSRRSSAALTLRGFWPAAAIGAAQGLLVSLIVQTVADYDPANWWAFAGTAVLAGVVFAAVNQALVAVFGGIGRWIAALIGVVAVATGLISTVPDWLASIGAALPTAPAFAGLIDASGAAVAALVVWGVLSLVATTVVVAVRRTTTARAVVTA